In a genomic window of Acipenser ruthenus chromosome 41, fAciRut3.2 maternal haplotype, whole genome shotgun sequence:
- the LOC117433667 gene encoding zinc-binding protein A33-like, which produces MAAGGISSSGLLSDLSCPICLELFKNPVSLPCDHNYCAPCIRQYSNRTDSSVSCPECGQEFTEKKNFKPNRLLANIVESFKQLKLKKGRKGQSRGAQDEFYSPQPREEVKLCRDEEVRPKPNKPLQAANSLSNKKDRAAGLKHLTERWQKLTRVWNEQREHITETKCQLHELKTEIRAQFDQLHQFLYTDEKEQIRRLQEEAKWALESMEQQLLLITQEKDLIEMEMTMLQNEDSEKTKERLTLNSCKRSNNDEEIPELICHELRHGAHRGPLQYAAWKRMWSVIDTVPAPLTLDPVSAHPSLLLSADQTSVEDSPRLPSSALSPKSFEPCLDLLSLQGFATGRHYWEVRVPSREGWAVGIASESVQRKGNLPLTPQNGFWAMWLTNGNEFWIPDASPVRPALGNRARVVGVYLDKECGQVSFYNAENMEHIHTLVDTFPKKVYPYFSLGVAQVGFLGDSGVLKIHHMQV; this is translated from the exons atgGCTGCTGGTGGTATAAGTTCTTCGGGGCTTCTCAGCGATCTAAGTTGTCCTATTTGTCTCGAACTTTTTAAAAATCCTGTTTCTCTGCCTTGCGACCACAACTACTGCGCGCCGTGTATTCGCCAGTATTCCAACCGCACTGACAGTTCGGTCTCCTGTCCCGAATGCGGACAGGAGTTCACGGAGAAAAAAAACTTCAAACCCAACCGACTGCTCGCCAATATTGTAGAGAGCTTCAAACAGCTAAAgttaaagaaaggaagaaagggACAGTCTCGAGGTGCGCAGGACGAGTTTTACAGCCCGCAACCCCGCGAGGAGGTGAAGCTCTGCAGAGATGAGGAAGTGCGTCCTAAACCAAACAAGCCATTGCAAGCAGCGAACTCGCTTTCCAACAAG aAAGACAGAGCTGCAGGCTTGAAGCACCTCACAGAGCGCTGGCAGAAACTGACTCGGGTCTGGAACGAGCAGAGGGAACATATCACAGAGACCAAG TGTCAGCTGCACGAACTGAAAACCGAGATTCGAGCCCAGTTTGACCAGTTGCACCAGTTTCTGTACACTGATGAGAAGGAGCAGATCAGAAGACTACAAGAGGAAGCCAAGTGGGCTCTTGAATCTATGGAACAGCAGCTTCTGCTCATCACCCAGGAGAAAGATCTCATAGAGATGGAAATGACCATGCTCCAAAACGAGGACTCTGAGAAGACAAAA gagaGACTCACACTCAACAGTTGTAAGAG GTCAAATAATGATGAGGAGATTCCAGAGCTGATCTGCCATGAGCTGAGACATGGAGCTCACCGGGGACCCCTGCAGTACGCAGCGTGGAAGCGCATGTGGAGTGTCATAGATACAG TCCCTGCTCCTCTCACCTTAGACCCTGTCTCTGCTCACCCTTCCCTCCTGCTCTCTGCAGACCAGACCTCAGTAGAAGACTCTCCCAGGCTCCCAAGCTCAGCACTCAGTCCCAAGAGCTTTGAGCCCTGCCTAGACCTGCTGTCTTTGCAGGGATTCGCCACTGGGAGACACTATTGGGAGGTTAGGGTCCCGAGCAGAGAAGGGTGGGCAGTGGGCATCGCCAGTGAGTCTGTGCAGAGAAAGGGCAATCTCCCACTTACTCCGCAGAATGGTTTCTGGGCCATGTGGCTCACAAACGGCAATGAATTTTGGATCCCAGATGCTTCTCCTGTCCGACCAGCGCTAGGTAATAGGGCACGAGTCGTTGGGGTCTATCTGGATAAGGAATGTGGTCAGGTGTCCTTCTACAATGCTGAGAACATGGAACACATCCATACTTTGGTGGATACATTTCCCAAGAAAGTGTATCCTTATTTCAGCCTTGGAGTAGCCCAAGTTGGCTTTCTGGGCGACAGTGGGGTTTTGAAGATTCACCACATGCAAGTATAA
- the LOC117971193 gene encoding uncharacterized protein LOC117971193 — protein MRTLLALTVLPWLTLSSTTVKNITVPPEVEVDFNCNATALPVRWMWFPKHCKCAGESSTKVIYTIDKHGNKTSVQRFKKRLTLRGDLRAGEHALVLSDSVMSDSGTYTCADSKKRIQRYELEVTAGCYHNVQIKNRSRSRTEHVILSCSSCARRKQIKNFNWTFNGKPVSDLPGIRYIRNSVVIIQNVTADDEGKWICASVDDPSQFSEYCLDLGSKTGRKKNENKYPKDTTQATGLNKNDSEIDGKGGLTDPLKAVILAVVVLIVVASVTSVWLYRRKRSHRLNQNLTVNSAPNRDISPPVSVGNGQAVTGTATQDEDEGQYTSLTVRESAIYCDLRVQ, from the exons ATGAGGACCCTGCTGGCTCTAACTGTACTGCCATGGCTCACCCTGAGCAGCACCACAG taAAAAATATAACAGTTCCACCAGAAGTGGAGGTGGATTTTAACTGTAATGCGACAGCACTGCCTGTGAGATGGATGTGGTTCCCCAAACACTGCAAGTGTGCCGGGGAGAGCTCTACGAAGGTCATTTACACCATCGATAAGCATGGAAACAAGACATCAGTACAGAGGTTTAAGAAGCGCTTAACACTGAGAGGAGATCTGAGAGCTGGAGAGCATGCTCTGGTTTTGAGTGATTCTGTCATGAGCGATTCTGGGACCTATACCTGTGCAGATTCAAAAAAACGTATACAGCGTTATGAACTAGAGGTTACTGCAG GGTGCTATCACAATGTTCAGATCAAGAACAGATCACGTTCAAGGACAGAACATGTCATATTATCTTGCTCCTCCTGTGCTCGCAGAAAGCAGATAAAGAACTTCAACTGGACCTTCAATGGAAAGCCAGTTAGTGATTTACCTGGCATTAGATATATAAGGAATTCAGTAGTAATTATACAGAATGTGACCGCTGATGATGAAGGGAAGTGGATCTGTGCGTCTGTGGATGACCCCTCTCAATTCTCAGAGTATTGCCTGGACTTGGGGTCAAAGACTGGACGGAAGAAGAATGAGAACAAATATCCGAAAGATACAACACAGGCGACAGGACTGAATAAAA atGACTCGGAGATTGACGGAAAAGGCGGATTGACTGATCCTTTGAAAGCAGTGATACTGGCGGTAGTGGTTCTTATTGTGGTGGCATCTGTGACTTCAGTGTGGCTGTACAGGAGGAAGAGATCTCACAG GTTGAACCAAAATCTCACTGTTAATTCAG CTCCAAACCGTGACATTTCTCCCCCGGTGTCTGTAGGGAATGGTCAGGCAGTGACAGGCACTGCTACACAG GATGAAGATGAGGGTCAGTATACCTCCCTGACTGTAAGGGAGTCTGCAATCTACTGTGATCTCAGAGTACAATAG